In Pangasianodon hypophthalmus isolate fPanHyp1 chromosome 5, fPanHyp1.pri, whole genome shotgun sequence, the DNA window attattattattatgtcctGTGTCATATATAGTATTATTGATAACATAACACATTTTCCTCTCTAGACTCTTTTCCGTATATAAAAACTGACAGAGTTTACCAAAGTCTTTCTTGTTGTCAGGTCAAATGGATACTGAGTTAAATCCAGAAGTATTTTCAAGAGAATGGGTAATATATGTAGGAAAGTTTCAATGTGTGTCTTCTCTTTGTTAATCCATGGCGACATTTTTGCTCTATCCCTTCTTGTGTTGTGCGAGTTGGAAGAGAGAAGAATGTGGAGTGTTTGGGGGGCCCTGAGGAcatggaaaaatagaaaaaaaacctaCTCTAGGTCATCAGTTCTGTCTCTTCATCTCCACAAGGCTGACTTTTCAGTAATATACGACCAACAATGGAGCACTTTGTTGAATGGGGTGAAAATCTGGGGTATTTCCACATATAGCCATGTCTTTTACAATGATTTTACTACATATGTGCATCACCCTACTATCATCAATAAAAATGcataactttatatatatatatatagctaaagtgttcattttccctatgtatggaaacttttgggacaccctgtatatatagccacacacgcaaacacacacacatattatacatatacacacacacacacacacatatatatatatatatacacacatatatatacacacactgcccggccaaaaaaaaagtcgctgtttagattttaataggcaaatacataagagtctatgaattattagagtgattataatgtttctagcatgttatatgtttggcaacagttcttttaatcttaaaaggtgaagtgtgtagctttttagttttttaataaccatgtagaaagacgtatcatggccatattccaggatgacactgctaagattcatcagggttaaaactgtgaaagaatggttcacatgtaacagtctctagagtttacacaggatgTGGGAAACAATGAAGACtagagtaactcaaataactcgAGTAACTTTACAACTGTGGTCAGTGGAAAAGCAACTCAGAAAGTACAACATGTTAAACCTTGatgcagatgggctacagcagcagaagaccacattgggctCTACTCCTTTCAGCCAGGAACAAGAATCTCAGGCTACAAAGGACACAGGCTCACCAGcgggacagttgaagattaggaaaaaaaaatcttcaactgtcaagtttcgattagctgattagataattgtcTGAATGGATAGATGTATAggcattcctattaaagtggccagtgagtgtatattacatAATCTATTCCAATAATCTCCACTGGTTAAGCTTACCAGTGCCATCTAGTGTTTAATGACCACTAGGTGCATGGATTAAAGAAAATGGTGCTTAGTGGCAGCCTTGCCATTACAGAATGGAAAACGAGGTCAACTGTCTGTGGTCCATACCAGGTCAAGGCACAGGTACTGACATGTTAAACAGTCCAGATATGTTGCTCAGTTATAATGCCCTGGAATTATATACAGCAGACCTGTTTAATAGCAATTCATCTCCAATTTCATTAAAAGCAATGAACTTTAATTatgcttaaatgttaaatgttatcaTATGAGCATGATAATATCAGTAGtttgaaaaacaatttaatgactattttaaacatttttaatatgagAGCATTAAAAGACCAGTGAATTAAAAAGCAGTTAATTGGTATAATAGAACAATGTATGCCTACACATAAATTACTGTACACACCTCAGctgactgtcagagctgcttcaCTCAATAGAAGCATCATTTGTAATGTCCTGTCAGATGCGAATCTGTCTAAATATATTGTTATGGTGGCCACGGCATAAATGATAAACTATAAATAATCAGAGCCCAGTGGTATGTATGTCCATTTGATCTTAGATGTGCATTTATTCCTTTGTGATAATCCCATGCATGTCAAAACTGTGAGTAATGTACAACAGCATGACTTGTAACCAGTTCTTCATCAActgtctctttattttttctttttctcttgtgtGGAGTCAAACCAGGCATCCAGTAGCTTCTTGCTGTAGTAAATTTGCCCTGCATGCACCTGAATGGCGATCACCATTAGCAGGTACATCACTGACACTGCAGAGAAGCCAAAGATAAATCGGTAAGCCTTGCCGTGTCGGTACAGCTGCTGCGCCACCGGGAACATCTCCATGGCACCGAATATTAGCGGAGCCACAGAAAATAGGCCAGCACTGATCATGGATATCACCAGGTAGCTGATGTTGTTCTTGGGCATGGCCATGCCGGACAGCAGCGAGGGCAGCAGGCTGAGGAGGTATGGGTACTCCCACTGATAGGGCATGGCCACCACGTCATGGGAAAACAGCTTGAAGTGGGTGATTGTCACCTGGGAGGCTATTAGTAACCATATTAGGAGATGCACAATGGTCAGCTTCTTGATCTCAGACTTTAATGAAGCACTGCAACACAGAGAGGTCAAGTTAGGATCAAGTTAGAGGACAGATGGAAAAGATGGGCTGgccatttttaaatgctaaattataaatagaaacaaaggaatatatatacatacatatatatatatacatatatatatatatatatatatatatatatatatatatatatatatatatatatatatatatatatatgaaattcatTTTCACTGTATTAAAAGGTTTAATATCAGCACACTTATTGCACATTTCCCTCTTTACACTGATTTTCTGAGACACTCAGACATCATTTAACACACTGTACTAGCCATATAAAATTTCCTGATTTGCTTAATAAGAAAACATGGGCAGTGGGGGTTTACGGTTTAAGATACTACCTCATCTGATAATGAGGAgccactttctctctgtgcttGAAGTCACTCCCATCAGTCCCGGCAGCTCTTGGGCCTGCACGTGATGTCATGGCTAACCCCTGTGTGAGAAAGATATTTACTATCAGCCCCAAAATGATAACATACAGGTCTGCAATGATATAGAATAGTGCAAAGATATGCACAACCAGCATAAACTGCCTCACGCTGGACAtataaaaggttttatttaaaatcaaatacaggatctatacaaaaataatgactgtacagcaaatggataaaaaagcaataaaatggAAATGCATCTAATAGTATGTGGCTTATGGGGATGAGGCTATCTAACCTGAGGATTAAATGACAGTACATTAGGCTATTTTAATCCCAAAGAGATTTGATAGGCCTGCTGAATTGCAGATAATACCAGAACAGATCACCTACAAGATGCCTCACATGAAAACTGCATCATGAATAGATGCAGTCATCAGTAAGGCCTACACTGTTGTTAAAGGCTAGCCTGAGATTTTACATGACACGGCAGTGCAGCAGAGCATGATGGAgctttccagtttttttttttttttttttttagtgctgtTAAAAGCATCGTGATTACAATTACGTGAATTACAGAACACAAgtaatgattcctgtgttagctgtttaagctggagatggcatgggggaaaaaaactgtttttatgcctagatgttctagtgcacagagatctgtaacCTGAAGGGAGAATCTTCTGTTCCggattcatacacattattattattattattattattattttattgttaagtcttactatttaaatgttttctgttctcatgtcagatatgtatgtatgtatgtaccaaggagcaccttaaaaaaccacaacaaattccttgtgtgtctgcgcacacacttggcgaataaagctaattctgattcaGATTAAAAGAGTTCATTATTACACTCTGGCTAATCCTCTTCCAGATCACAGCCGGTTTGTAGCTTAGCTGTATACAGAAGAGCGCGAGCGTCTTTCCGGTGCTGGTGACTGAGTGACTCTAGGCTTCACCTGTGAGCTATTTACACAGctgttccctctctctctccctgtgtttttgttattttatacattttaacaagCGAATACAATACTTACTGTCAGGTGGCTGAAATACTAGCGCAGACGCGAAagaggttttatttaaaaacagaaaataaaatccgACGAAAGCCGATGAGACGCTAGACAATAGCTTTTCAGTCTGTGACGGCGTACTGacctgcgcatgcgcagtacgAGATTCTCTCTGTCTCCGCCCTCAAAATGATGCGCAGCAACATCCGTGCATTATCCTCAGCATCAGCATCACCCTGCCACGGGTTTTGGGGATGGTTCTCATGTCCAggcatgacaaaaaaaaaaaaaatggaaaaaatatccTCAACGAATAATTTGTCAATGTACAACGTAAGATTAGACAAATAAAATCATTCAATGCAAGGTGgacttagcactaggcaaaggtTGGCAACTGCCTTGAgcccccagaagccaagggccccataaaaatgcaaattatgtaataatatatttttaattattaatgctaaataacatgctgaaaatttaaatatcaaTATTAAAGCGCTGAAAAGGGGGCCCCATTCCTATATTTTGTCCAgggcccccaaatcactaaatccaCCCCTGATTCAATGGTAGAATGGTAGAAATTGGGAGAGTTTAAACTAAGCATTTGTTTTCTGGCCTGATAAGCAAAAGTTTAAACATATGTTACTAAGCCCTTTCAATGGAAGTGCTTGATAGAAACAGTATGATGTAATTCTTATAACAGGGTCAGCATCAATTAtgctttgtatttgtttgtaattttttttatatggttATACAATAGTCATGACTAATATATTACACATGTTTATGATGCATATACATTGTGTGTACAATGGACTACTCTAACAAAATAATCATGAAGTTATTTCAAATCGTCCAAACATGTAAC includes these proteins:
- the jagn1a gene encoding protein jagunal homolog 1-A, whose protein sequence is MTSRAGPRAAGTDGSDFKHREKVAPHYQMSASLKSEIKKLTIVHLLIWLLIASQVTITHFKLFSHDVVAMPYQWEYPYLLSLLPSLLSGMAMPKNNISYLVISMISAGLFSVAPLIFGAMEMFPVAQQLYRHGKAYRFIFGFSAVSVMYLLMVIAIQVHAGQIYYSKKLLDAWFDSTQEKKKK